In Pirellulales bacterium, one DNA window encodes the following:
- a CDS encoding peroxiredoxin-like family protein, giving the protein MRLQDELDALRGKCYENTPSHIRRVRQEAIDDLVSAGIAERAIQAGNQAPGFRLIDPDGRMISSHDLLNDGPVLIAFYRGGWCPYCNLDLRAIQAVAQRLRSSGVSIVAISQQSAYESRATERMNGLSFSSLVDRGGGVARAFGVRWKLPRELRATEMETGLDLAAVNGEPSWTLTMPARFLVSRDGIVEYADISADYTRRGDPAELFPVIMQIRARVAH; this is encoded by the coding sequence ATGCGACTCCAGGACGAACTCGATGCACTTAGGGGCAAGTGCTATGAAAATACCCCTTCGCATATCCGGCGCGTCCGTCAGGAAGCTATCGACGACCTGGTTTCTGCAGGCATCGCTGAAAGAGCTATTCAAGCAGGAAACCAGGCCCCAGGATTCCGCTTAATCGATCCCGATGGCAGAATGATTTCATCCCATGACCTGTTAAACGATGGCCCAGTGCTAATTGCCTTCTACAGGGGGGGATGGTGCCCGTATTGCAATCTTGATTTGCGCGCGATCCAGGCTGTAGCGCAGCGGCTCAGGTCGTCAGGTGTGTCGATCGTCGCGATTTCCCAACAGTCCGCCTATGAGAGCCGCGCAACCGAGCGAATGAATGGCTTATCGTTCTCCAGCCTCGTCGACCGCGGAGGGGGCGTCGCTCGCGCGTTTGGCGTGCGTTGGAAGCTGCCTAGGGAATTGCGCGCGACGGAAATGGAAACCGGTCTGGACCTTGCCGCCGTCAATGGCGAGCCTAGCTGGACACTGACGATGCCGGCTCGGTTCTTAGTAAGCAGAGATGGGATCGTGGAGTACGCGGATATCAGCGCCGACTACACGCGACGCGGCGACCCAGCCGAGCTTTTTCCGGTCATTATGCAGATTCGCGCACGCGTGGCGCACTGA